The following proteins are encoded in a genomic region of Cricetulus griseus strain 17A/GY chromosome 7, alternate assembly CriGri-PICRH-1.0, whole genome shotgun sequence:
- the Mapk7 gene encoding mitogen-activated protein kinase 7 isoform X3: MCGLLSRGGQQVAIKKIPNAFDVVTNAKRTLRELKILKHFKHDNIIAIKDILRPTVPYGEFKSVYVVLDLMESDLHQIIHSSQPLTLEHVRYFLYQLLRGLKYMHSAQVIHRDLKPSNLLVNENCELKIGDFGMARGLCTSPAEHQYFMTEYVATRWYRAPELMLSLHEYTQAIDLWSVGCIFGEMLARRQLFPGKNYVHQLQLIMMVLGTPSPAVIQAVGAERVRAYIQSLPPRQPVPWETVYPGADRQALSLLGRMLRFEPSARISAAAALRHPFLAKYHDPDDEPDCAPPFDFAFDREALTRERIKEAIVAEIEDFHARREGIRQQIRFQPSLQPVASEPVCPDVEMPSPWAPSGDCAMESPPPAPPPCSGPAPDTVDLTLKPAPPASELAPPKREGAISDNTKAALKAALLKSLRSRLRDGPSAPLEAPEPRKPVTAQERQREREEKRRRRQERAKEREKRRQERERKERGAGALGGPSTDPLAGLVLSDNDRSLLERWTRMARPPAPTPAPAPAPSPAQPASPPTGPVSQSAGPPLQPAGSIPGPASQPVCPPTGPAPQPSGPPGPIPAPLQTAPSTSLLASQSLVPTSGLPGSSAPEVLPYFPSGPPPPDPGGPPQPSTSESPDVNLVTQQLSKSQVEDPLPPVFSGTPKGSGAGYGVGFDLEEFLNQSFDMGVADGPQDGQADSASLSASLLADWLEGHGMNPADIESLQREIQMDSPMLLADLPDLQEP, translated from the exons CTATGTAGTACTGGACCTCATGGAGAGTGACCTACACCAGATCATCCACTCCTCACAGCCACTCACACTGGAGCATGTGCGATACTTCTTGTACCAGCTGCTTCGGGGCCTCAAGTATATGCACTCTGCTCAGGTCATCCACCGTGACCTTAAACCCTCTAACCTTTTGGTGAATGAGAACTGTGAGCTCAAGATTGGTGACTTTGGAATGGCCCGTGGGCTGTGTACCTCCCCTGCTGAACACCAGTACTTCATGACTGAGTACGTGGCCACTCGCTGGTACCGTGCCCCTGAACTCATGCTTTCCCTGCATGAGTACACACAGGCTATTGACCTCTGGTCTGTGGGCTGCATCTTTGGTGAGATGCTGGCTCGGCGACAACTCTTCCCAGGCAAAAACTATGTGCACCAGTTACAGCTGATCATGATGGTGTTGGGAACCCCATCACCAGCTGTGATTCAGGCTGTGGGGGCTGAAAGGGTGCGGGCATATATCCAGAGCCTGCCACCACGGCAGCCTGTACCCTGGGAGACAGTATACCCAGGTGCTGACCGCCAGGCCCTCTCACTGCTGGGCCGCATGTTGCGATTTGAACCCAGTGCCCGGATCTCAGCTGCTGCTGCCCTTCGTCACCCCTTCCTGGCTAAGTACCATGACCCTGATGATGAGCCTGATTGTGCCCCACCTTTTGACTTTGCTTTTGACCGTGAAGCCCTTACTAGGGAGCGCATTAAGGAAGCCATTGTGGCTGAGATTGAGGACTTCCATGCACGACGGGAGGGCATCCGCCAACAAATCCGCTTCCAGCCTTCTCTGCAGCCTGTGGCTAGTGAGCCTGTGTGTCCAGATGTTGAGATGCCCAGTCCCTGGGCTCCAAGTGGAGACTGTGCCATGGAGtcacctcctccagcaccacCACCATGCTCTGGCCCTGCACCTGACACTGTTGATCTGACTCTGAAGCCTGCGCCCCCAGCCAGTGAGCTTGCCCCACCAAAAAGAGAGGGTGCCATCTCAGACAACACCAAAGCAGCCCTCAAAGCTGCCCTGCTCAAGTCCCTGAGGAGCCGACTCAGAG ATGGCCCCAGTGCACCCTTGGAGGCACCTGAACCTCGAAAGCCTGTGACAGCTCAGGAACGCCAGCGAGAGCGAGAAGAGAAGCGTAGGAGGCGACAAGAGAGAGCCAAGGAGAGGGAGAAGCGACGACAAGAGAGGGAACGCAAGGAGAGAGGAGCTGGTGCCTTGGGGGGGCCCTCTACTGACCCTCTGGCTGGACTGGTGCTTAGTGACAATGACCGAAGCCTGCTAGAGCGGTGGACTCGCATGGCTCGGCCTCCTGCCCcaactccagccccagccccagctccatCCCCTGCCCAACCTGCTAGTCCTCCCACTGGCCCTGTATCTCAGTCTGCTGGTCCTCCTCTACAGCCTGCAGGCTCTATTCCTGGTCCTGCCTCCCAGCCTGTTTGCCCACCCACTGGCCCTGCTCCCCAGCCTTCTGGCCCTCCTGGACCTATCCCTGCCCCACTCCAAACTGCCCCTTCCACTAGCCTTCTGGCCTCTCAGTCACTTGTGCCAACTAGTGGGTTGCCTGGCTCCAGTGCCCCAGAAGTTCTGCCTTACTTCCCATCTGGCCCACCACCTCCAGATCCTGGGGGCCCCCCTCAGCCTTCTACATCAGAGTCACCAGATGTCAACCTGGTGACCCAGCAACTGTCTAAGTCTCAG GTGGAGGACCCCCTGCCTCCTGTGTTTTCAGGCACTCCAAAGGGCAGTGGGGCTGGCTACGGTGTTGGCTTTGACCTAGAGGAATTCTTAAACCAATCTTTCGATATGGGTGTGGCTGATGGGCCACAGGATGG CCAGGCAGACTCAGCTTCACTCTCAGCCTCCCTCCTGGCTGACTGGCTTGAGGGCCACGGCATGAACCCGGCTGACATCGAGTCTCTGCAGCGTGAAATCCAGATGGACTCCCCAATGCTGCTGGCTGACCTGCCTGACCTCCAGGAGCCCTGA
- the Mfap4 gene encoding microfibril-associated glycoprotein 4 isoform X2 yields the protein MSGPRCFPDRPNETQVVAWPPDSALLAVPLLLLLLSAPPCAPQASGIRGDALEKSCLQQPLDCDDIYAQGYQTDGVYLIYPSGPSVPVPVFCDMTTEGGKWTVFQKRFNGSVSFFRGWNDYKLGFGRADGEYWLGLQNLHLLTLKQKYELRVDLEDFENNTAYAKYVDFSISPNAVSAEEDGYTLYVAGFEDGGAGDSLSYHSGQKFSTFDRDQDLFVQNCAALSSGAFWFRSCHFANLNGFYLGGSHLSYANGINWAQWKGFYYSLKRTEMKIRRA from the exons ATGTCTGGTCCACGCTGCTTCCCTGACAGGCCTAATGAGACCCAGGTGGTCGCCTGGCCCCCTGACAGT GCTCTCCTGGCTGTGccactgctgctgctcctgctctcTGCACCTCCCTGTGCCCCACAGGCCTCCGGGATACGGGGAGATG CTCTGGAGAAGTCCTGCCTTCAGCAGCCCCTAGACTGTGATGATATCTACGCTCAGGGCTATCAGACAGATGGTGTGTACCTCATCTACCCCTCTGGCCCCAGTGTACCAGTGCCTGTCTTTTGTGACATGACAACTGAGGGTGGCAAATGGACG GTTTTCCAGAAAAGATTTAACGGCTCAGTGAGTTTCTTCCGGGGCTGGAACGACTACAAGCTGGGCTTTGGCCGTGCTGATGGGGAGTACTGGCTGG GGCTGCAGAACCTGCACCTCCTGACGCTGAAGCAGAAGTATGAGTTGCGAGTGGACTTGGAAGACTTTGAGAACAATACAGCCTATGCCAAGTATGTTGACTTCTCCATCTCCCCCAACGCCGTCAGTGCTGAGGAGGATGGCTATACCCTCTACGTGGCTGGCTTCGAGGATGGCGGGGCAG gTGACTCACTGTCCTACCACAGTGGCCAGAAGTTCTCCACCTTCGACAGAGACCAGGACCTCTTCGTGCAGAACTGTGCAGCCCTCTCCTCAGGGGCCTTCTGGTTCAGAAGCTGCCACTTCGCCAATCTCAACGGCTTCTACCTGGGTGGTTCCCACCTCTCCTATGCCAATGGCATCAACTGGGCCCAGTGGAAAGGCTTCTACTACTCCCTCAAGCGTACTGAGATGAAAATTCGTCGGGCCTGA
- the Mapk7 gene encoding mitogen-activated protein kinase 7 isoform X4: MESDLHQIIHSSQPLTLEHVRYFLYQLLRGLKYMHSAQVIHRDLKPSNLLVNENCELKIGDFGMARGLCTSPAEHQYFMTEYVATRWYRAPELMLSLHEYTQAIDLWSVGCIFGEMLARRQLFPGKNYVHQLQLIMMVLGTPSPAVIQAVGAERVRAYIQSLPPRQPVPWETVYPGADRQALSLLGRMLRFEPSARISAAAALRHPFLAKYHDPDDEPDCAPPFDFAFDREALTRERIKEAIVAEIEDFHARREGIRQQIRFQPSLQPVASEPVCPDVEMPSPWAPSGDCAMESPPPAPPPCSGPAPDTVDLTLKPAPPASELAPPKREGAISDNTKAALKAALLKSLRSRLRDGPSAPLEAPEPRKPVTAQERQREREEKRRRRQERAKEREKRRQERERKERGAGALGGPSTDPLAGLVLSDNDRSLLERWTRMARPPAPTPAPAPAPSPAQPASPPTGPVSQSAGPPLQPAGSIPGPASQPVCPPTGPAPQPSGPPGPIPAPLQTAPSTSLLASQSLVPTSGLPGSSAPEVLPYFPSGPPPPDPGGPPQPSTSESPDVNLVTQQLSKSQVEDPLPPVFSGTPKGSGAGYGVGFDLEEFLNQSFDMGVADGPQDGQADSASLSASLLADWLEGHGMNPADIESLQREIQMDSPMLLADLPDLQEP; the protein is encoded by the exons ATGGAGAGTGACCTACACCAGATCATCCACTCCTCACAGCCACTCACACTGGAGCATGTGCGATACTTCTTGTACCAGCTGCTTCGGGGCCTCAAGTATATGCACTCTGCTCAGGTCATCCACCGTGACCTTAAACCCTCTAACCTTTTGGTGAATGAGAACTGTGAGCTCAAGATTGGTGACTTTGGAATGGCCCGTGGGCTGTGTACCTCCCCTGCTGAACACCAGTACTTCATGACTGAGTACGTGGCCACTCGCTGGTACCGTGCCCCTGAACTCATGCTTTCCCTGCATGAGTACACACAGGCTATTGACCTCTGGTCTGTGGGCTGCATCTTTGGTGAGATGCTGGCTCGGCGACAACTCTTCCCAGGCAAAAACTATGTGCACCAGTTACAGCTGATCATGATGGTGTTGGGAACCCCATCACCAGCTGTGATTCAGGCTGTGGGGGCTGAAAGGGTGCGGGCATATATCCAGAGCCTGCCACCACGGCAGCCTGTACCCTGGGAGACAGTATACCCAGGTGCTGACCGCCAGGCCCTCTCACTGCTGGGCCGCATGTTGCGATTTGAACCCAGTGCCCGGATCTCAGCTGCTGCTGCCCTTCGTCACCCCTTCCTGGCTAAGTACCATGACCCTGATGATGAGCCTGATTGTGCCCCACCTTTTGACTTTGCTTTTGACCGTGAAGCCCTTACTAGGGAGCGCATTAAGGAAGCCATTGTGGCTGAGATTGAGGACTTCCATGCACGACGGGAGGGCATCCGCCAACAAATCCGCTTCCAGCCTTCTCTGCAGCCTGTGGCTAGTGAGCCTGTGTGTCCAGATGTTGAGATGCCCAGTCCCTGGGCTCCAAGTGGAGACTGTGCCATGGAGtcacctcctccagcaccacCACCATGCTCTGGCCCTGCACCTGACACTGTTGATCTGACTCTGAAGCCTGCGCCCCCAGCCAGTGAGCTTGCCCCACCAAAAAGAGAGGGTGCCATCTCAGACAACACCAAAGCAGCCCTCAAAGCTGCCCTGCTCAAGTCCCTGAGGAGCCGACTCAGAG ATGGCCCCAGTGCACCCTTGGAGGCACCTGAACCTCGAAAGCCTGTGACAGCTCAGGAACGCCAGCGAGAGCGAGAAGAGAAGCGTAGGAGGCGACAAGAGAGAGCCAAGGAGAGGGAGAAGCGACGACAAGAGAGGGAACGCAAGGAGAGAGGAGCTGGTGCCTTGGGGGGGCCCTCTACTGACCCTCTGGCTGGACTGGTGCTTAGTGACAATGACCGAAGCCTGCTAGAGCGGTGGACTCGCATGGCTCGGCCTCCTGCCCcaactccagccccagccccagctccatCCCCTGCCCAACCTGCTAGTCCTCCCACTGGCCCTGTATCTCAGTCTGCTGGTCCTCCTCTACAGCCTGCAGGCTCTATTCCTGGTCCTGCCTCCCAGCCTGTTTGCCCACCCACTGGCCCTGCTCCCCAGCCTTCTGGCCCTCCTGGACCTATCCCTGCCCCACTCCAAACTGCCCCTTCCACTAGCCTTCTGGCCTCTCAGTCACTTGTGCCAACTAGTGGGTTGCCTGGCTCCAGTGCCCCAGAAGTTCTGCCTTACTTCCCATCTGGCCCACCACCTCCAGATCCTGGGGGCCCCCCTCAGCCTTCTACATCAGAGTCACCAGATGTCAACCTGGTGACCCAGCAACTGTCTAAGTCTCAG GTGGAGGACCCCCTGCCTCCTGTGTTTTCAGGCACTCCAAAGGGCAGTGGGGCTGGCTACGGTGTTGGCTTTGACCTAGAGGAATTCTTAAACCAATCTTTCGATATGGGTGTGGCTGATGGGCCACAGGATGG CCAGGCAGACTCAGCTTCACTCTCAGCCTCCCTCCTGGCTGACTGGCTTGAGGGCCACGGCATGAACCCGGCTGACATCGAGTCTCTGCAGCGTGAAATCCAGATGGACTCCCCAATGCTGCTGGCTGACCTGCCTGACCTCCAGGAGCCCTGA